One Euwallacea fornicatus isolate EFF26 chromosome 14, ASM4011564v1, whole genome shotgun sequence genomic region harbors:
- the LOC136343358 gene encoding uncharacterized protein isoform X1 yields MNALKVVVMTLALASAVCGVPLASGVDTNEINTAQDSDFVKSLNSCALQPNSDGIVSCATEKLVRSLDLLASHKDIEIMPGVSLLSNNQMENYRSGKQLKDEIAEAKSSHGSMLQLIGNATARFFSGRTLKVKLPSSEDIGRALEEGRKKMGGGSNKRKGGMSMGIMGMGAAIAGLIPLFLGKIALIAGAALLIGKVALVLSAILLVQMLNKGRNNSDHQLTAEATWSVAPQVSYGPPSNSYGPPSNSYGAPSPQYPYSRSFNTAEDQAKYSQQLAYSEQRKR; encoded by the exons ATGAATGCCCTTAAAGTTGTAGTGATGACGTTAGCGCTGGCATCAGCTGTATGCGGA GTGCCCCTGGCGAGTGGTGTGGATACCAACGAGATAAATACTGCG CAGGACTCGGACTTTGTCAAAAGCCTCAACAGCTGCGCTCTCCAACCTAACAGCGACGGAATTGTTAGCTGTGCGACTGAAAAATTAGTACGGTCTCTAGACCTCTTGGCCTCACATAAGGACATTGAGATCATGCCTGGAGTGTCTCTGCTAAG CAATAACCAGATGGAAAACTATCGCTCGGGAAAACAACTGAAAGACGAAATAGCCGAGGCTAAATCCAGCCATGGGTCCATGTTGCAATTGATTGGAAATGCCACTGCCAGATTTTTCTCTGGGAGGACTTTGAAGGTCAAGCTTCCCTCCAGCGAAGATATTGGCCGGGCTTTAGAAGAAG gcCGCAAGAAGATGGGAGGAGGGAGCAACAAACGTAAAGGCGGCATGTCAATGGGCATAATGGGCATGGGTGCCGCCATAGCTGGCCTCATACCTCTATTCCTGGGAAAAATAGCTTTAATTGCTGGAGCAGCGCTGCTTATAGGAAAGGTAGCCTTAGTGCTATCGGCCATCCTCCTTGTCCAAATGCTGAACAAAGGGCGCAATAACAGT GACCACCAATTGACGGCTGAAGCCACTTGGAGCGTTGCACCTCAGGTGTCTTATGGTCCACCTTCAAACTCGTATGGACCACCATCAAACTCATATGGAGCACCTTCACCACAGTATCCATACTCCAGGTCCTTTAACACCGCTGAAGATCAAGCGAAATACAGTCAGCAGTTGGCTTACTCAGAGCAACGAAAGAGGTGA
- the LOC136343358 gene encoding uncharacterized protein isoform X2, protein MNALKVVVMTLALASAVCGVPLASGVDTNEINTADSDFVKSLNSCALQPNSDGIVSCATEKLVRSLDLLASHKDIEIMPGVSLLSNNQMENYRSGKQLKDEIAEAKSSHGSMLQLIGNATARFFSGRTLKVKLPSSEDIGRALEEGRKKMGGGSNKRKGGMSMGIMGMGAAIAGLIPLFLGKIALIAGAALLIGKVALVLSAILLVQMLNKGRNNSDHQLTAEATWSVAPQVSYGPPSNSYGPPSNSYGAPSPQYPYSRSFNTAEDQAKYSQQLAYSEQRKR, encoded by the exons ATGAATGCCCTTAAAGTTGTAGTGATGACGTTAGCGCTGGCATCAGCTGTATGCGGA GTGCCCCTGGCGAGTGGTGTGGATACCAACGAGATAAATACTGCG GACTCGGACTTTGTCAAAAGCCTCAACAGCTGCGCTCTCCAACCTAACAGCGACGGAATTGTTAGCTGTGCGACTGAAAAATTAGTACGGTCTCTAGACCTCTTGGCCTCACATAAGGACATTGAGATCATGCCTGGAGTGTCTCTGCTAAG CAATAACCAGATGGAAAACTATCGCTCGGGAAAACAACTGAAAGACGAAATAGCCGAGGCTAAATCCAGCCATGGGTCCATGTTGCAATTGATTGGAAATGCCACTGCCAGATTTTTCTCTGGGAGGACTTTGAAGGTCAAGCTTCCCTCCAGCGAAGATATTGGCCGGGCTTTAGAAGAAG gcCGCAAGAAGATGGGAGGAGGGAGCAACAAACGTAAAGGCGGCATGTCAATGGGCATAATGGGCATGGGTGCCGCCATAGCTGGCCTCATACCTCTATTCCTGGGAAAAATAGCTTTAATTGCTGGAGCAGCGCTGCTTATAGGAAAGGTAGCCTTAGTGCTATCGGCCATCCTCCTTGTCCAAATGCTGAACAAAGGGCGCAATAACAGT GACCACCAATTGACGGCTGAAGCCACTTGGAGCGTTGCACCTCAGGTGTCTTATGGTCCACCTTCAAACTCGTATGGACCACCATCAAACTCATATGGAGCACCTTCACCACAGTATCCATACTCCAGGTCCTTTAACACCGCTGAAGATCAAGCGAAATACAGTCAGCAGTTGGCTTACTCAGAGCAACGAAAGAGGTGA
- the LOC136343372 gene encoding uncharacterized protein, protein MDSGLYAEARKRKKNDRYLIGLIFGALLCKLVLFPLAVKAMAVMSSVSVLMSALGLIVSSIVGYGKLPAKTEPEEVIRIHHVRNGGWGKVDLELPKGYIPPIPIDYEISKNISP, encoded by the exons ATGGACTCAG GTCTGTATGCAGAGGCAAGAAAACGCAAGAAAAATGACAGATACCTCATAGGATTGATCTTTGGGGCCCTTTTGTGCAAACTTGTGCTTTTTCCACTTGCAGTTAAGGCTATGGCCGTTATGTCGAGTGTGTCGGTTTTGATGAGCGCCTTGGGACTGATTGTTTCATCTATTGTGGGATATGGAAAGTTACCTGCTAAAACAGAACCTGAAGAAGTT ATCAGAATCCATCATGTGAGAAATGGCGGGTGGGGAAAAGTAGATCTCGAGCTTCCTAAGGGATACATCCCCCCTATTCCCATAGATTATGAGATCAGCAAAAACATATCTCCCTAA
- the LOC136343370 gene encoding uncharacterized protein: protein MDSNFWLILIICLLKCATTCCDGSDGAKDRIDRDHREMVKAEAMDKRVQSWQGALSMYPTVATWSLHTSIPFSSESSPATDLDEDLDDEGSGRGKKGGLKKKMKKYMMPLLIAYKLKFFTLIPVMIGGLILLTGATGLAGFFFALFAAVMGLKSGHN from the exons ATGGACAGCAATTTCTggttaattttgattatttgtttGCTAAAGTGTGCCACGACTTGTTGCGATGGTTCCGACGGTGCAAAAGACAGGATAGACAGGGACCATCGTGAGATGGTAAAGGCTGAAGCGATGGATAAAAGAGTGCAGAGCTGGCAAGGGGCGCTTTCGATGTACCCTACAGTGGCTACATGGTCTTTACACACGAGCATCCCGTTTTCCTCAGAGTCCAGTCCTG CAACAGATCTGGACGAGGACCTGGACGACGAAGGATCAGGACGAGGAAAAAAAGGTggcctaaaaaaaaaaatgaagaaatacaTGATGCCTTTACTGATAGCCtacaaacttaaatttttcactCTCATTCCAGTCATGATTGGAGGATTGATCCTCCTGACAGGAGCCACAGGCCTGGCAGGATTTTTCTTCGCCTTATTTGCTGCCGTAATGGGCCTGAAGAGTGGGCACAATTAA
- the LOC136343364 gene encoding uncharacterized protein, giving the protein MWLPIIFILSLTSNHVFGDESKSEFKKSFLRNCDTTYSLTCLKLDIVNWVEKLNEEANYNLLPGVSIVRENVSASANTADIVADLAREFPNDSEARLDMFLMKKVSQFFNNHSLKLKFWSDNSVDGASARKGGGGLGGGGGKKGDGGGLGYILAAAAMMKGTLMAIAMGALAALAGKALMAALLSLVLSALAALKGGGGGGGKTTYEVVAKPVYSSSHSHSVAHEDYGGGGGHSGYGRSFDGQPLPLGLQPGYKPGQ; this is encoded by the coding sequence ATGTGGTtgccaattatttttatactcTCCCTTACATCTAACCACGTGTTCGGGGATGAGTCTAAAAGTGAGTTTAAAAAGTCGTTTTTGCGAAACTGTGACACTACATATTCCCTAACCTGCCTCAAACTGGATATCGTGAACTGGGTTGAAAAGCTCAATGAAGAAGCCAACTATAATCTACTGCCAGGCGTGTCAATAGTGCGAGAAAATGTGAGTGCTAGTGCTAACACTGCAGACATAGTTGCTGACCTAGCCAGGGAGTTCCCCAATGATTCTGAAGCACGATTAGACATGTTTTTGATGAAGAAAGTGagccaattttttaataaccacTCACTCAAGCTGAAGTTTTGGAGCGACAATAGCGTGGATGGCGCTTCAGCTCGTAAAGGAGGCGGTGGTTTAGGCGGCGGTGGTGGCAAAAAAGGGGATGGAGGCGGTTTAGGGTACATTTTGGCAGCTGCTGCTATGATGAAGGGGACCCTCATGGCCATAGCCATGGGAGCTTTGGCAGCTCTAGCCGGGAAAGCTTTGATGGCAGCGTTGCTATCTCTCGTGTTGTCAGCCTTGGCTGCCCTTAAGGGAGGCGGCGGAGGAGGTGGCAAAACTACTTATGAAGTAGTTGCCAAGCCTGTATACAGCTCGTCGCACTCTCATTCTGTAGCTCATGAAGACTATGGAGGCGGTGGTGGTCACTCAGGATATGGAAGGAGTTTCGATGGTCAGCCACTGCCCCTTGGACTGCAGCCAGGGTATAAACCGGGCCAATGA